Proteins from one Besnoitia besnoiti strain Bb-Ger1 chromosome XIII, whole genome shotgun sequence genomic window:
- a CDS encoding hypothetical protein (encoded by transcript BESB_029730): MEVAVAALLALGGAVGAAAVEAVSSFKGRPPSPPLEDNEEEGGGALDSQGSHAGSPEGPGGGEPGGWPRCGRAGGSARAGPSLSSDIEGSSKESVNENSEYGLSSQICLSTRHRGSPLPKNAACGTLTSRLPRGTTGEPSFDYLLQQSKCLENRVPNVNITEGRHARGSAPEAWRHRRSPTSLGHYYGSGAGLPRRPGFLPRGPAMEPHRRQRSRPRMLRGPPRRRRGQ; encoded by the coding sequence GTTGAGGCAGTGTCAAGTTTCAAAgggcgcccgccgtcgcccccgtTAGAAGacaacgaagaagaaggcggtgGTGCATTGGATTCGCAGGGTTCACACGCTGGTTCCCCAGAAGGCCCGGGTGGAGGGGAGCCGGGAGGTTGGCCACGTTGTGGCAGAGCGGGTGGGAGCGCCCGAGCCGGGCCATCCCTCAGTAGTGATATCGAGGGTTCCAGCAAAGAGAGTGTGAATGAAAACAGCGAATATGGACTCTCGTCTCAGATTTGTTTGTCAACGAGGCACAGAGGGTCCCCGCTCCCGAAGAACGCTGCGTGTGGAACGCTCACTTCAAGGCTTCCTCGCGGAACAACAGGGGAGCCCTCTTTCGACTATCTTCTCCAACAGAGTAAATGCCTCGAAAACAGAGTGCCAAATGTCAACATCACTGAAGGGCGGCATGCACGTGGAAGTGCACCAGAAGCTTGGAGACACCGAAGGTCGCCCACCTCCTTGGGGCACTACTATGGCAGCGGTGCTGgacttcctcgccgtcctggGTTTCTCCCCCGCGGCCCTGCCATGGAGCCCCACAGAAGACAGCGAtcgaggccgcgcatgcTCCGcggtcctcctcgccgcagacgaggccaGTAG
- a CDS encoding hypothetical protein (encoded by transcript BESB_029740), with protein MRRTERKRTDLSGISTSAGRVTSQEIDNISQDTNASSAVRSPSFARTRILGHAATGFEGQLLVAPAHTLERHGMGGAGPPTIAALADMHPHADRACPQHATGVALSAGRRQFTCLGAQEGSIPAPRTYQRPAVPRRRPLPPHGSAPSALCGGGAVAAGAKQRAVSSTGHSGCSIARSDCVSGLAVLLPARRRDLGSDLPTRAADDDSPASLASTQKPPSLRAPLKRLSSPSRSLASQKRDSPPRLPDCGEQDRPPRGPQQRTRHGGTRVSTKKNKEPEVKGVDGGGGEGRGDVTDGAGACLAGFPAGELREGTSPTCPGVGGLSAAPKLPVDVCEPAAGSVVQKTIHCLFSEHSGDAARPLSLSTLVQLAPEGLTDDTRCGVAGAGRGTEETDRGELRSEVQRGEGEYTSGEAAEQFQCVEASRENLKMKLLRVGRKVLPPWPEARERVGSLGHAAEEKTQRGSDRGAASLQAHPTPSAVEADEGAATLPDVSENSQGGLPGPHEAAKEHESGDSAEADSCCAADGGKPVEDNVLLHGDVVNLRVAESTPANSGSDARDEEETANLGAKNWTLRESPGASLATANVSERGPTRGEKQASCTEWRNGGDRETPGAGQRQEGDFPSEGRKASPRSLEPSPSRQKRRSPRAPVSATPMETDSTNKVSAGSAAESVSQAAGGTREGEGSSSGERVQGLEEGGRVRKRRRLN; from the coding sequence ATGCGGCGAACAGAGCGCAAACGTACGGACCTTTCTGGCATTTCTACCTCCGCCGGCCGGGTGACCAGCCAAGAAATTGACAACATCTCCCAAGATACAAACGCGTCAAGCGCTGTGAGGTCGCCCTCTTTCGCTCGGACAAGGATCCTCGGACATGCAGCGACAGGATTCGAAGGGCAGCTGTTGGTGGCTCCTGCTCACACACTGGAGAGACATGGAATGGGCGGCGCTGGACCTCCCACCATAGCTGCACTGGCGGACATGCATCCACACGCTGACAGGGCATGTCCACAGCATGCGACAGGAGTCGCACTGTCGGCGGGGAGACGGCAGTTCACTTGTTTGGGCGCTCAGGAAGGTTCCATCCCAGCCCCTCGCACATACCAGAGACCTGCCGTTCCTCGACGGCGCCCCCTCCCTCCACACGGGTCGGCTCCCTCGGCACTTTGTGGCGGTGGTGCcgtcgcggcaggcgcaaAGCAGAGGGCTGTGTCATCTACTGGGCATTCCGGATGCTCCATCGCCCGCAGCGATTGCGTGAGCGGCTTGGCGGTGCTTCTTCCTGCCCGGCGACGAGACCTCGGAAGTGATTTACCAACCCGAGCAGCCGACGACGACTCTCCAGCTTCTTTAGCTAGCACGCAGAAGCCTCCAAGCTTGAGAGCCCCGTTGAAGCGGTTATCATCCCCGTCGCGCTCCCTCGCTTCGCAGAAACGAGACTcaccgcctcgccttccagACTGCGGAGAACAAgacaggccgccgcgaggtcCACAACAGCGCACAAGACATGGCGGGACACGTGTGTCAACCAAGAAGAACAAGGAGCCGGAAGTGAAAGGAGTGGATggcggagggggagaaggcagaggagatGTCACAGACGGCGCCGGGGCGTGCCTAGCAGGTTTTCCTGCTGGAGAGCTGAGGGAGGGAACCAGTCCAACGTGCCCGGGCGTTGGTGGACTTTCGGCGGCTCCGAAACTTCCGGTCGATGTTTGCGAACCGGCTGCAGGCTCGGTTGTGCAAAAGACAATACACTGCCTCTTCTCAGAGCATagtggagacgcagcgaggccACTGTCTCTCTCCACGTTGGTCCAGCTCGCTCCGGAAGGCCTGACCGACGATACCCGTTGCGGAGTTGccggggcggggagggggacgGAGGAAACGGATCGAGGAGAGCTGAGGAGCGAGGTCCAACGCGGGGAGGGTGAATACACGTctggcgaggccgcagagcaATTCCAgtgcgtggaggcgagccgcgagaatTTGAAGATGAAACTGCTTCGGGTCGGGAGGAAAGTTCTTCCGCCCTGGCCTGAAGCACGCGAAAGGGTCGGCAGTCTGGGTCACGCCGCTGAGGAGAAGACACAGCGCGGCTCCGATAGAGGAGCAGCGAGTCTCCAGGCGCATCCGACGCCGTCGGCAGTGGAGGCAGatgagggcgcggcgactctACCAGACGTCTCAGAAAACTCCCAGGGGGGCCTGCCCGGGCCccacgaggcggcgaaggagcatGAAAGTGGAGATTCAGCGGAGGCTGACAGTTGCTGTGCAGCCGACGGCGGAAAGCCAGTCGAGGACAACGTGCTGTTGCACGGTGATGTCGTGAACCTGAGAGTCGCCGAGAGTACCCCTGCAAACtcaggcagcgacgccagagacgaggaggagacagcaaACTTGGGGGCAAAGAACTGGACTCTGCGAGAGTCTCCCGGAGCCTCGTTGGCGACAGCAAACGTCTCCGAACGGGGTCCAACGCGGGGGGAGAAGCAAGCCAGTTGCACAGAGTGGCGAAACGGGGGtgacagagagacgcctgGCGCGGGTCAGCGGCAGGAAGGAGACTTCCCTTCCGAAGGACGAAAGGCCTCCCCTCGCAGTTTGGAGCCATCACCATCGAGGCAGAAACGGAGgagtcctcgcgcgcccgtgTCCGCGACACCTATGGAAACAGATTCCACAAACAAAGTGTCcgcaggaagcgcggcggaaagcgtcagccaggccgccggcggaacGAGAGAGGGGGAAGGAAGCTCGAGCGGGGAGAGAGTGCAAGGCTTGGAGGAAGGTGGAAGAgtgagaaagaggagaagactGAACTGA
- a CDS encoding phosphoglycerate mutase family protein (encoded by transcript BESB_029750): MRRSCPVRTPQLRTASPSTLQHLGRVSTRKRAFQRLFPAQLSFFLLFALFSCDRTSFAACRVSPAEFAQFSQEGPNSLGVPLPHTQPPLPPPALVQTADGIQSVHSGITLSPYIFGASSEEPPPPGDSGAPDFRAGDGSFETRVSDAFSSLSAGSVSPLSPGGSFAADASTSSPAGTEMLSLVRSGCVGPRCSRVVAFVSAANAHALPHGPRDFRVPVRHKALPRGAAQPFVSSPGLAPVLAAAAQAPPVHSGLLTVTAAAAAPALLPSFLSVRAFASPPEEKRSAGLAQPGGTQELLALSPHRGGGAASLLEDSCQDGVRSDALDGLERSSDALAREAVELSAMQTGQGGKGMPAEETAGRRRPSQTSEADSRRPRLPRALRAVSNSVRGVVSSAVGTLRRLSGFGLLRRGRSLWSQLRARWPRSRRERSPSQMAELIGTWLDKNEQDVRKGKKKLLLLVRHAESAFNQWRRESFSAFRVRDMLTYDPNMPDVCLTSRGLQQCQKASDFYRDTCRALPSLKVDLFVVSPLMRTVQTALNIFSCPPRSEDNERKISLSSGETLSGAVGAVEHPLQSAHKFLLFPLLRERTDTTGDTGRDPEALRIHLETLRAEGQIPQSCDVDEALDWSLMYPGNKWWLQFTDDEAAAAQHIVNQPWYEGTDDPTQKSSVLEHVEDGEGAADPLSVSLTDRKKTGEIRAGRFEGESDKTRLEGEPKSVRQKVVEALKSSYTEVADCQREEAWRRRLQASWRFRKVPLENKQHVLIRSQLGLKALCSVKEAKVVVMVGHSVTFRILTSSPKMGNASIVPFVLNCQDKTVTELVE; encoded by the exons ATGAGGCGCTCCTGCCCCGTCCGAACCCCCCAGCTACGAACTGCTTCTCCCAGCACGCTGCAGCATTTGGGACGAGTCTCCACACGAAAGCGGGCTTTTCAACGTTTGTTTCCGGCTCAGCtgtccttcttcctcctgttcgctctcttctcctgtGACCGTACATCATTTGCAGCGTGTCGTGTGTCGCCTGCGGAGTTTGCTCAGTTTAGCCAGGAGGGTCCGAACAGCCTTGGCGTGCCGCTGCCACACACCCAGCCGCCTTTGCCTCCGCCAGCTCTCGTTCAGACTGCCGATGGGATTCAGTCTGTTCACTCGGGAATCACTCTTTCGCCGTACAtcttcggcgcctcttcCGAAGAACCCCCGCCGCCAGGGGACAGCGGGGCCCCCGACTTCCGCGCAGGAGACGGGAGCTTCGAAACGCGCGTGTCGgacgcgttttcttctctgagCGCTGGATCGGTGTCTCCTCTTTCGCCGGGTGGTTCCTTTGCTGCGGATGCGTCCACCTCTTCTCCCGCAGGCACAGAAATGCTTTCGCTCGTTCGCTCCGGATGCGTGGGGCCCCGGTGCTCGCGGGTGGTTGctttcgtctctgcggccAACGCCCACGCTCTTCCGCACGGCCCGCGCGACTTCAGGGTACCCGTCAGGCACAAGGCgcttccgcgaggcgccgcgcagcctttCGTCTCGAGCCCCGGGTTGGCGCCTGTcctggctgccgcagcccaggcgccgccggtgcACTCTGGTCTGCTGACTGtcactgcggccgcggccgctcccGCCCTCCTGCCGTCATTCCTTTCGGTTCGGGCGTTTGCGTCCCCGCCGGAGGAAAAGCGCTCTGCGGGTTTGGCCCAGCCGGGTGGAACTCAGGAACTCTTGGCGTTGTCGCCGCaccgcggggggggggctgccaGCCTTCTTGAGGATTCCTGCCAGGATGgcgtgcgcagcgacgccctggacggcctcgagcgcagcagcgacgcgcttgCCCGCGAGGCTGTCGAGTTGTCTGCGATGCAGACTGGCCAGGGAGGGAAGGGCATGCCAGCCGAAGAGACGGCAGGGAGACGGCGGCCCTCCCAAACGAGTGAAGCTGATTCCCGAAGGCCAAGGCTCCCTAGGGCCCTCCGTGCTGTCAGCAACTCCGTTCGCGGCGTCGTTTCGTCGGCAGTCGGAACCCTGAGACGGCTCTCCGGTTTTGGCTTGCTTCGGCGGGGTAGATCGCTGTGGAGTCAACTGAGAGCGAGGTGGCCCCGgtcgcgccgcgaacgcagcCCGTCTCAGATGGCAGAATTGATTGGTACATGGCTTGACAAGAATGAGCAAGACGTGAGGAAAGGGAAGAAAAAACTTCTTCTGCTCGTGCGGCACGCGGAGTCGGCGTTCAATCAGTGGAGAAGAGAATCCTTCAGCGCGTTTCGAGTGAGAG ACATGTTGACATACGATCCGAACATGCCAGACGTTTGCCTGACATCTCGAGGGCTGCAGCAGTGTCAGAAGGCCTCAGATTTTTATCGGGATACctgtcgcgcgcttccttcATTGAAGGTGGATCttttcgtcgtctctccccTCATGCGAACCGTGCAGACGGCGCTTAACATTTTTTCctgtcctcctcgctctgaGGACAACGAACGAAAGATCTCTCTCTCATCGGGAGAGACCCTCTCGGGAGCAGTGGGAGCCGTTGAGCACCCCCTGCAGAGTGCTCACAAATTCCTGCTATTCCCTCTTTTGCGGGAGCGGACAGACACCACCGGCGATACGGGGAGAGATCCAGAGGCGCTTCGCATTCACCTAGAGACCCTGCGGGCCGAGGGGCAAATTCCACAGTCCTGCGACGTCGACGAGGCGCTTGACTGGTCGCTGATGTACCCAGGAAACAAGTGGTGGCTCCAGTTCACTGACGAtgaggctgcggcagcacaACATATCGTAAATCAGCCGTGGTATGAGGGCACGGACGACCCTACGCAGAAATCAAGCGTGCTGGAGCATGTCGAAGACGGAGAGGGCGCAGCTGATCCACTCTCGGTGTCTTTGacagacagaaagaaaacggGAGAGATCAGAGCAGGCCGTTTCGAAGGCGAAAGTGATAAGACTCGTCTTGAGGGGGAGCCGAAAAGTGTACGACAGAAGGTCGTCGAGGCACTAAAATCAAGCTATACGGAAGTCGCTGACTgtcagagagaagaggcgtgGAGAAGGCGCCTTCAGGCCTCATGGCGCTTCCGGAAGGTTCCTCTTGAGAACAAACAACACGTTTTGATTCGAAGTCAGCTGGGCCTAAAGGCTCTGTGCAGCGTCAAGGAGGCCAAGGTAGTGGTCATGGTCGGCCACTCCGTCACGTTTCGCATCCTCACGTCGAGCCCTAAAATGGGGAACGCCTCGATTGTTCCTTTTGTCCTCAACTGTCAGGACAAAACAGTCACTGAACTCGTTGAGTAG